A segment of the Halostagnicola larsenii XH-48 genome:
CTCGATTCGGTCGACGCGTGTTCGCAGATCTGTCAGTTCATCTTCAATTTCAGCGCGTCGATCGCCGAGTTCGTCCCGATCCTCAATCGTCGATTCGAGCTCTTCGATCCGTTCGTCGACGTTCGCTCGATCCGATTCGAGCTCCTCGAGTTCGAGTTCGACTCGGTTTAGCTCCCGATGGGTTTCGAGAACGTCGCTGTAATCCGTGTCTTCGAACGATTCTGCATCCGCCTCGAGTTTCTCGACGCGCTCGGCAAGCCGCTCGCGCTCCGATTCGAGAGAGTCGATCTGTTCTTCTCGCATCTCGATCTCGTCTTCGATCGACGAGCGCTTGCGTTTGAGTCGGCTCCGTCGCTGTGCGGTTTCTTTTATTGCCGACTTTTGTCGAGATAGCTCGTCGATCTTGTTCTGGACGTCGTTTCGTTCGGTGAGGGTTTCTTGATGGAGTGATTGCAGCCGCTCGAGGGTCGATTCGATGCGGTCACGCTCGACGTTCGAGCCGCACGTCCAGCAGACGATTTCGTCCGATGCCTCGACCAGTTGGTCGGTTAGCTCTGCCGAGTCGTCGTGGGCCGAGAGCTCTCCCTCGAGGTCGATTCCGTCTCCCGAGAGCCGGGTTTCGTTGAACTGGATGACGTTCTGCAGCTCGGTCAGTTTGGAATCGAGCGACCGTTTTCGCTCGCGCAGTTCCGAAATACGACCGTCTAATCGATCCGGCGACTCCGCGTTCTCCGCGGTGTGTTCGTCGATTTCCTCCTCGAGTTCGTCTCGCTCACGTTTGAGTTCTTGAAGGCTTTCACGTTCGGTTTCTAAGTCGTACTCGACGGATTCGAACTCCTTACGTGCGCTTCGAAGCTCCGAAAAGGCGGTTTCTAACTCCGCTTTTCTCGTTCGGCTTTCGTCGACGTTGATCTCGTGTTCTTCGAGTTCGGTCTCGAGTTCGTCGATCTGATCGGAGACGCGGTCGATCTCTTCGTCTATCGAGACCCGTTCGGCCTCGAGGTCGGGCAGTTCGTCCTCGAGGCGTTCGAGTTCGCTAATCCGCTCGTCGAGTTCTCGTTTTTCGGTCTCGAGGGCACTAATTTCGGCCTCGATCTCGTCGGTATCGATCGGTCGCATGATGATCTCGCGTAGGTCGTCACCGCGACCCACTGCTCGTCTCGCCTCGTTGGATTCTAATAGAAACGCAAAGAGATCGGCGAGTTCGGGGTCCTCGAGGTACGGGTCGCCGTCGAAGGAGACCGTTCCGTTCTGACGGTAGAGTGATCGGGTGAACTGGTCGTCCGCGAAGGTCAACTCGACCGCCCCCGAATTTGCATCGCCTTTCAACGACGACTGTTCACTCCCGAGAGCCGCCATAATCGCCTGGAGGAACGACGTTCGGTTAGTCGCGTTCCGTCCCGTGAGGACGTTGACGCCGGGATGTAGCGTGACGGCTGTTTCGTCGATCCCCCCGATATTTTCGGCAGTAAGATCGATAGCCGATTCGAGTGACTTCGCTGTTGACATTGAACGCTGATTTGTGTTCCCTGTATAAATAACCACCACCAGCGGAGGGTGTTGTCAGAACGAATTGTCCGGAATCGCTTACGCAGAACACTCACAGCCGCCGGAATCGATGAGTTCGTCGACGGTGTATGTCGTCCCACAGTGTTCACAGACGACGGTCACCGATACGAGCACGTCGTATTTTCGCTCGGTAAGCAATCCAGCGCGAACCAGTTCTTCGATCGTCGAATCGGTGACGACTTGCGTTCGGCTTGCCAACCGTTGAATCGTTTCTTTCTTGCGCTCACGCCGAGATTCGTCGTCGTCGTTTTTCGGGAGTTCGGCTTCCCGAACTGTCGTTAGATACGTATGAATCGCCTGATGGGTGACGAAATCCGATCGGACGGCGTCGATATCGACCCCGGTCCGCTCGAGCGATCGGCGCTTTCGGATCCGTTCTGAGGATGTCGCGTCGTCGTCTGTCAAAATTTCGTAGGTGTTTTCGACGTCCCGGGGGGTGGGGGTCCCGCCGGCGTCACGTAGGGCTTCCTGAAGAACAGCGATATTAAAATCCGTCGCGAGATCACGGAGACTCGTTCGATTCCCACCGTCGCCGAGCCACTCGGCCTCGAGTCGGGCACCCCACTCGTCGAGATCGTAGGTGTCGATCACTCGTTCGACTTTCGTTCGTCGACGACTATCCGACTCTCCTGTCATACCGTCTTCATCGTATCGGCGTGATACAAATGTTCCGGATGTAATCGTCCGGCTTGCAGTCGCTGCGCATCGTGTACTCGGCCGCGGGTGTGTCGTGTACTCTGCCGCGGATACGTTTACGACTGAAGGGGTGATCGGGCTTTCACCAACGGTCATATTCCAATATGTGGTTATGAATCATAATATGTCGACATTCGGAATGTCTATTGCCAGAATTTGATTACAATTATATGGGCGTAATGGTTTTCCGAGCCCGATTCCGGTCTGCCCCAGGTGCACACTCGAGTTATCCGACTTCGATGCAGGTTTCAAGTGATCCGTGGCCGCTCGACTGTGTGTAAAATCGTCGGACCAACGAG
Coding sequences within it:
- a CDS encoding archaea-specific SMC-related protein, translating into MSTAKSLESAIDLTAENIGGIDETAVTLHPGVNVLTGRNATNRTSFLQAIMAALGSEQSSLKGDANSGAVELTFADDQFTRSLYRQNGTVSFDGDPYLEDPELADLFAFLLESNEARRAVGRGDDLREIIMRPIDTDEIEAEISALETEKRELDERISELERLEDELPDLEAERVSIDEEIDRVSDQIDELETELEEHEINVDESRTRKAELETAFSELRSARKEFESVEYDLETERESLQELKRERDELEEEIDEHTAENAESPDRLDGRISELRERKRSLDSKLTELQNVIQFNETRLSGDGIDLEGELSAHDDSAELTDQLVEASDEIVCWTCGSNVERDRIESTLERLQSLHQETLTERNDVQNKIDELSRQKSAIKETAQRRSRLKRKRSSIEDEIEMREEQIDSLESERERLAERVEKLEADAESFEDTDYSDVLETHRELNRVELELEELESDRANVDERIEELESTIEDRDELGDRRAEIEDELTDLRTRVDRIEADAIDAFNDHMESILAVLEYGNIDRIWIERRETSVREGRRTVSKTAFDLHVVRTTDDGATYEDTISHLSESEREVTGLVFALAGYLVHNVYEVVPFMLLDSLEAIDSDRIASVVEYFEEYVDCLVVALLPEDAEPLPESHHYVTEI
- the rdfA gene encoding rod-determining factor RdfA, giving the protein MTGESDSRRRTKVERVIDTYDLDEWGARLEAEWLGDGGNRTSLRDLATDFNIAVLQEALRDAGGTPTPRDVENTYEILTDDDATSSERIRKRRSLERTGVDIDAVRSDFVTHQAIHTYLTTVREAELPKNDDDESRRERKKETIQRLASRTQVVTDSTIEELVRAGLLTERKYDVLVSVTVVCEHCGTTYTVDELIDSGGCECSA